In one Polaribacter sp. ALD11 genomic region, the following are encoded:
- a CDS encoding ice-binding family protein, with protein sequence MKKHLQLCILTIILVLFSTISNSQTLELGILSSFEGYSGDGGITNGAGATWTGDVGSNLGIISGDYTGNTYNADAITEQARFDLMRMYIHLNDLFVDFPGTHAPAFGGETITPGVYYTGAAGSVGGNLILDGEGDPDAFFIIKFLGAFTVGAGAEVTLINGTKSCNVFFMADGAISVAANANIKGTLFSKVGAVGLGAGATLEGRMLTMSGAITTGVGASVSPPTCKSTIPVFCESGCTTAPSLDILGVVSEFALYTSLGAVGNTGISGINGKIGTDSGSITGYTTGIHIGTEHISNTLTAQAKIDLDNAYLALMALPVTGVHAAAAFGAGETLFPGVYQIAGAGSLGGTITLDAAGDSDAIFVMRFAGALSIAAQSKIILANGAKRCNIFWLGGAGVTTGAVNIGAGSILKGNFISHGGACNSGAGVFLAGRQLSTAGAVNTNTGILYTNPECVASTSLSTDTDGDSIPDTSDIDDDNDGILDAIEGVNDNDGDTIPNHLDLDSDNDGIPDNIEAQSTRDYIHPSGNDDDMDGLDNAYDFTPNGLTDGTGSLGLSPKNTDPSSDIFPDYLDLDSDGDGIFDIVESGSGITDIFGGSNGRTDNTVGTNGLDNSVENSDDYTDVNGSFDNSQTDNFSDEDGDVLTIGDVDYRDTTSDGTPMITQIYQFNNERWIEITNINDTKTIAANLISIQLYKNKIGDQTGALSDATYTVTTALAPGKSVLLKNSLSKITNFNNAVPSNIITNNALTDIAGVNDIITLSPKNDETSYKNRYDVIEAFADKTSYVRMDEILIPNKTFTAKEWILFINPALNAYRLLGAGGPERHPHAPLTSEVINSNSTSNTLLGLHNINTTVRIGNTWSNGFPDRSRHTIINENYNHSGSKLSASKLVVNNNSILAITNNLLVVTNEIMLTNTDDQIRLLGTSQLIQTHTETAQVSGNGKLLIDQNSTVPSLYRFNYMSSPVNITGTNTYTLESVLKDGTAALDATSNIGTIAKDITFLGGFDGATTAPISLADYWVYTYSPSNTGGSNWEQKQKSGTINKGDGFIFKGPGRPQNYTFVGTPNDGKFNTTTAVVANESYLIGNPFPSAMSVKKFIEDNINTTNATLYFWQHVSEEDTTGASSGHNFAGYIGGYATRNIAMGVTANDPTLNTPVDFTLQSEDATEMNGTIIQDGADTVVSMSSPDNFIRFTNIARGVDTLRIRYKSSLNKSIKIKIDNNDIGTYTLPATSGNYYQSDITICVKIGSNITFTSNDVNVIYIDYVRFKDNDGQIACTPSTGGSEHAASYIAPEPYIAIGQGFFIQGDETNGGPIIFNNSQREYKTEENGSVFLKSKKSSFKNAPQFKLPILKLGMNFTNNEGTSLHRQIGASFYQGNSYAFNKGYDSQMYDLNTTDIYWKFPNDELPYVITGVQEITNNLEVPLEIVMGYNGNISIMIDEIKYISQDIFIKDKLTGLTQKINTTSASYQLKEGIYKDRFVLSFLENKVLSNDEFNSLESVIKIYANNNSIVISKNGELNIKNIEFYNILGKKISLWSIKEQKNTYQLKIKTHISSGVYIVKLNTNRGKIIKKLIFE encoded by the coding sequence ATGAAAAAACATTTACAACTCTGTATTCTTACCATTATACTTGTCCTTTTCTCAACTATAAGTAATAGCCAAACACTTGAATTAGGAATACTATCTTCTTTTGAAGGTTACAGTGGTGACGGAGGAATTACAAATGGAGCTGGAGCTACCTGGACAGGAGATGTTGGTTCAAATCTAGGAATAATAAGCGGAGATTATACTGGTAATACATACAATGCAGATGCAATAACAGAACAAGCCAGATTCGATTTAATGAGAATGTATATTCATCTTAACGATCTTTTTGTCGATTTCCCAGGCACACATGCTCCTGCTTTTGGCGGTGAAACTATTACACCTGGAGTTTATTACACAGGTGCTGCTGGTTCTGTAGGAGGTAATCTTATTCTTGATGGAGAGGGAGATCCAGATGCTTTTTTTATTATTAAATTTTTAGGTGCATTTACAGTTGGCGCAGGCGCAGAGGTTACTTTAATTAACGGAACAAAGTCTTGCAATGTTTTTTTTATGGCTGATGGGGCTATTTCTGTTGCAGCAAATGCAAATATAAAAGGAACTTTATTCTCTAAAGTAGGAGCCGTTGGTCTTGGTGCAGGCGCTACTCTTGAGGGTAGAATGCTTACCATGTCTGGAGCAATAACGACTGGAGTTGGAGCAAGTGTTTCTCCTCCTACCTGTAAAAGCACTATTCCTGTGTTTTGTGAATCGGGCTGTACCACTGCTCCTTCTCTAGATATTCTAGGTGTTGTTTCAGAATTTGCTCTTTATACTAGTTTGGGCGCTGTAGGAAATACGGGGATATCAGGAATTAATGGTAAAATTGGTACAGACTCAGGAAGCATAACTGGTTATACAACTGGAATTCATATTGGAACTGAACATATTTCAAATACTCTTACAGCGCAAGCTAAAATAGATTTAGACAATGCTTATTTGGCGCTTATGGCTTTACCTGTTACAGGAGTTCATGCTGCAGCAGCTTTTGGAGCAGGAGAAACACTTTTTCCTGGAGTTTATCAGATAGCAGGAGCAGGATCTTTGGGAGGAACCATTACTCTTGATGCGGCTGGAGATTCCGATGCAATATTTGTTATGAGGTTTGCTGGTGCACTTAGTATAGCCGCACAATCAAAAATTATTTTAGCGAACGGAGCGAAGCGTTGCAATATTTTTTGGCTTGGAGGAGCCGGAGTTACCACTGGTGCAGTTAATATAGGTGCTGGATCTATTTTAAAAGGAAATTTTATTTCTCATGGAGGAGCCTGTAATTCAGGTGCAGGTGTCTTTTTAGCAGGTAGACAACTTTCTACAGCAGGTGCCGTGAACACCAATACAGGTATACTTTATACAAATCCAGAATGTGTTGCCTCTACTTCTTTGTCAACCGACACAGACGGAGATAGTATTCCTGATACTTCAGACATAGATGATGACAATGATGGTATTTTAGATGCTATTGAAGGTGTTAACGATAACGATGGAGATACTATTCCGAATCATTTAGACCTAGATTCAGATAACGACGGTATTCCAGACAATATTGAAGCACAATCTACAAGAGATTATATTCATCCTTCAGGAAATGATGATGATATGGATGGTTTAGATAATGCGTATGATTTCACTCCAAATGGTCTTACAGACGGCACAGGTTCTTTGGGTCTATCTCCTAAAAATACAGATCCTAGTTCTGATATATTTCCAGATTATTTAGATTTAGATTCTGATGGAGATGGTATTTTTGATATTGTAGAATCTGGCTCAGGTATTACTGATATTTTTGGTGGTTCTAATGGAAGAACAGATAACACTGTAGGAACAAATGGTTTAGATAATAGTGTAGAAAATTCGGATGATTATACTGATGTTAATGGTTCTTTTGATAATTCTCAAACAGATAACTTTAGCGATGAAGACGGTGATGTTTTAACAATTGGTGATGTAGATTATAGAGACACTACAAGTGATGGAACTCCAATGATTACCCAAATATATCAGTTTAATAATGAAAGATGGATAGAAATAACGAATATAAATGATACTAAAACTATTGCAGCAAATCTAATTAGTATACAACTATATAAAAACAAAATAGGTGATCAAACTGGCGCTTTATCAGATGCAACCTATACAGTTACAACAGCTTTAGCTCCTGGGAAATCTGTTTTATTAAAAAATTCTTTAAGTAAAATTACTAATTTTAATAATGCTGTTCCTTCAAATATTATCACTAACAATGCACTTACTGATATTGCAGGCGTTAATGATATTATTACATTATCACCAAAGAATGACGAGACCTCTTACAAAAATAGATATGACGTTATTGAAGCATTTGCAGATAAAACATCTTATGTAAGAATGGATGAAATATTAATACCTAATAAGACCTTTACAGCAAAAGAATGGATTCTATTTATTAATCCTGCATTAAACGCTTACAGACTTTTAGGTGCTGGCGGTCCAGAAAGACATCCTCATGCTCCTTTAACTTCTGAAGTTATAAATTCTAATTCAACTTCAAATACATTATTAGGTTTACACAACATAAATACTACTGTAAGAATAGGCAACACTTGGTCTAATGGTTTTCCTGATAGGTCTAGACATACAATTATAAACGAAAATTATAATCATTCTGGTAGTAAACTAAGTGCTAGTAAACTTGTAGTAAACAACAACAGTATACTTGCAATTACAAATAATTTATTAGTAGTTACTAATGAAATAATGCTAACAAATACCGATGATCAAATTCGTTTATTAGGTACTTCTCAATTGATTCAAACACATACAGAAACTGCACAAGTATCTGGTAATGGAAAACTTTTGATAGATCAGAATTCTACAGTACCTAGTTTATATCGATTTAATTATATGAGTTCTCCTGTAAATATTACAGGTACTAACACCTATACGCTAGAAAGTGTTTTAAAAGATGGTACAGCTGCTTTAGATGCAACAAGTAATATTGGCACTATTGCTAAAGATATTACATTTTTAGGTGGTTTTGATGGTGCTACAACAGCCCCTATTTCTTTAGCTGATTATTGGGTATACACATATTCACCAAGTAATACTGGAGGATCTAATTGGGAACAAAAACAGAAAAGTGGCACAATAAACAAAGGAGATGGATTTATATTTAAAGGTCCAGGTAGACCTCAAAATTACACATTTGTTGGTACACCTAATGACGGGAAATTCAATACAACTACAGCTGTAGTTGCAAATGAATCTTATTTAATTGGTAATCCTTTCCCTTCTGCAATGAGTGTTAAAAAATTTATAGAAGATAATATAAACACTACAAATGCAACTTTATATTTTTGGCAACATGTAAGTGAAGAAGATACAACTGGTGCCTCTAGTGGTCATAATTTTGCAGGATATATTGGCGGATATGCTACAAGAAATATAGCAATGGGAGTTACAGCCAATGATCCAACTCTAAACACACCTGTAGATTTCACTCTTCAATCTGAAGATGCTACTGAAATGAATGGAACAATAATTCAAGATGGAGCAGATACTGTCGTTTCTATGAGCAGTCCAGATAACTTTATCAGATTTACTAATATCGCTAGAGGTGTAGATACATTAAGAATAAGATATAAATCTTCTTTAAATAAAAGCATAAAAATTAAAATAGATAATAATGATATAGGTACGTATACATTACCTGCTACTTCTGGTAATTACTACCAAAGTGATATTACTATTTGTGTAAAAATTGGTAGTAATATTACATTTACTTCCAATGATGTGAACGTAATTTATATAGATTATGTAAGATTTAAAGATAATGACGGTCAAATAGCATGTACCCCTAGTACAGGGGGAAGTGAACATGCAGCATCTTATATTGCCCCAGAGCCATATATAGCAATAGGACAAGGATTCTTTATTCAGGGGGATGAAACTAATGGTGGACCTATTATTTTTAACAACAGTCAAAGAGAATATAAGACAGAAGAAAACGGATCTGTATTCTTAAAAAGTAAAAAATCAAGTTTTAAAAATGCTCCACAATTTAAATTACCTATTTTAAAACTTGGAATGAATTTTACAAATAATGAAGGAACTTCCTTACATCGTCAAATAGGTGCTTCTTTTTATCAAGGAAATTCTTATGCCTTTAATAAAGGATATGATTCTCAAATGTATGATTTAAATACGACAGACATCTACTGGAAATTTCCTAATGACGAACTACCTTACGTTATTACTGGTGTACAAGAAATAACAAACAACTTAGAAGTACCTTTAGAAATTGTTATGGGGTACAATGGTAACATTTCTATAATGATAGATGAAATAAAATATATTAGTCAAGACATATTTATTAAAGACAAACTAACAGGTCTAACTCAAAAAATAAATACGACTTCTGCAAGCTACCAATTAAAAGAAGGTATTTATAAAGATCGATTTGTGTTATCATTTCTTGAAAATAAAGTTTTATCAAATGATGAGTTTAACTCATTAGAAAGTGTGATAAAAATTTATGCAAATAACAACAGTATTGTAATTTCAAAAAATGGAGAATTAAATATTAAAAATATTGAGTTCTACAACATTCTTGGTAAAAAAATAAGTCTTTGGAGTATTAAAGAACAAAAAAATACTTATCAATTAAAAATAAAAACACACATTTCTTCTGGTGTTTATATCGTAAAACTTAATACTAATAGAGGAAAAATTATTAAGAAATTAATATTTGAATAA
- a CDS encoding response regulator → MKKILIIEDDTVLRENTAEFVKGQNFEVFIAEDGLVGVQQTLKHLPDLILCDISMPNMNGYDFYKTIKQIKATSVIPLVFFSAKTESEDIRAGMQLGADDYITKPFNLFELLKVINTRLAKYEALEQINNEKFQALIDHPTLGIYIYQNNKFLFYNNSLAKIFGYEYDDFSSINLEKLLDNKHCNKTEILNDFDRCLKASKGSISLKFEAIHKTSNTVFIELFGSIITYKGHTSIAGNVVKLNTKTASPFKFKKTEETASKLSNRELQVLELICKGKSTLETSKILFLGQRTIETYRANLLEKTNSKNIAELIMHSIRNGLIVIE, encoded by the coding sequence ATGAAGAAAATTCTTATCATAGAAGACGACACTGTCTTAAGAGAAAATACAGCTGAATTTGTTAAAGGACAAAACTTTGAAGTTTTCATTGCTGAAGATGGTCTTGTGGGCGTACAACAAACTTTAAAACATTTACCAGACCTTATTCTTTGCGACATATCGATGCCTAATATGAATGGATATGATTTTTATAAAACAATTAAACAAATTAAAGCCACCTCTGTCATTCCTTTAGTTTTTTTTTCTGCGAAAACAGAAAGTGAAGATATTAGAGCAGGAATGCAATTAGGAGCAGATGATTATATTACAAAGCCCTTCAATCTTTTTGAGTTACTAAAAGTCATTAATACCCGCCTTGCTAAATATGAGGCTCTTGAGCAAATTAACAATGAAAAATTTCAAGCTCTAATAGATCATCCAACCTTAGGTATCTATATTTATCAGAATAACAAATTTTTGTTTTACAATAATTCATTAGCAAAAATTTTCGGGTATGAGTACGATGACTTTTCCTCAATAAATCTTGAAAAACTTCTCGATAATAAACATTGTAATAAGACAGAAATTTTAAATGATTTTGACCGTTGTTTAAAAGCCTCAAAAGGTTCAATTTCTTTAAAATTTGAAGCCATTCATAAAACTTCAAACACTGTTTTTATTGAATTATTTGGATCTATAATTACATATAAAGGGCATACAAGTATTGCTGGTAACGTTGTTAAACTAAACACAAAAACTGCTAGTCCTTTTAAATTTAAAAAGACAGAAGAGACTGCATCAAAACTAAGTAATCGTGAACTTCAAGTATTAGAGTTAATTTGCAAAGGAAAATCTACTTTAGAAACTTCTAAAATCCTTTTTCTAGGGCAACGCACTATTGAAACTTACAGAGCAAATCTTTTAGAAAAAACAAACAGTAAGAACATTGCTGAACTTATAATGCATTCTATTCGTAATGGATTGATAGTAATAGAATAA
- a CDS encoding response regulator — translation MKKILIIEDDTVLRENTAEFIKGQNFEVFIAEDGLVGVQQTLKHLPDLILCDISMPNMNGYDFYKTIKQIKATSTIPLVFFSARTENEDIRAGMQLGADDYITKPFSLYELLKVINTRLAKYDTLKQINNEKFQALIDHPTLGIYIYHKEKLLFYNTPLANIFGYNYNDFSSIKIEDLLDEKYCDKAKILNDFRQCFRGAKSSISIKFEAIHKTSKTVFIELFGSVITYKGHRSIAGNIIKLETKNPNPFISKNTLDAQKKLSNRELEVLELICKGKSTLETSKILFLGQRTIETYRANLLDKTDSKNIAELMMYAIRNGLIVI, via the coding sequence ATGAAAAAAATTTTAATTATAGAAGACGACACTGTCTTACGAGAAAATACTGCTGAATTTATTAAAGGCCAGAACTTTGAAGTTTTTATTGCCGAAGATGGTCTTGTGGGGGTTCAACAAACATTAAAACATCTACCAGATCTTATTCTTTGCGACATATCTATGCCCAATATGAATGGGTATGATTTTTATAAAACAATTAAACAAATTAAGGCTACCTCTACCATTCCCTTAGTATTTTTTTCAGCAAGAACAGAAAATGAAGATATTAGAGCAGGAATGCAATTAGGGGCTGATGATTATATTACAAAACCTTTTAGTCTCTATGAATTATTAAAAGTTATAAATACACGTCTGGCTAAATATGATACTCTTAAACAAATTAATAACGAGAAATTTCAGGCGCTTATAGATCACCCAACATTAGGAATTTATATTTATCATAAAGAAAAATTACTATTTTACAACACTCCATTGGCAAATATTTTCGGATATAATTACAATGACTTTTCTTCTATAAAAATTGAAGATCTTCTAGATGAAAAATACTGTGATAAAGCGAAAATTTTAAATGATTTTAGGCAATGTTTTAGAGGTGCAAAAAGTTCTATATCTATAAAATTTGAAGCAATCCATAAAACTTCAAAAACTGTTTTTATTGAATTATTTGGATCTGTAATTACTTACAAAGGTCACAGAAGTATTGCTGGTAATATTATTAAATTAGAAACAAAAAACCCCAACCCATTTATATCTAAAAATACATTAGATGCTCAAAAAAAACTAAGCAATCGAGAGCTTGAAGTATTAGAATTAATTTGTAAAGGAAAATCTACTTTAGAAACTTCTAAAATCCTTTTTCTAGGACAGCGAACTATTGAAACTTACAGAGCAAATCTTTTAGATAAAACAGACAGCAAAAACATTGCTGAACTTATGATGTATGCTATTCGTAATGGATTAATAGTAATATAG
- a CDS encoding PAS domain-containing sensor histidine kinase, with the protein MIKSKSNNLIDELKARNSKLTKQNKKLKLALDKKQSAETRSHQIFESSKEGILILDAITGQITDANPFLIELIGFNYDELVGKELWEIGVFKNIAASKETFIELQNKEYIRFEDMPLETKAGNSIDVEFVSNVYVVDKNKIILCHIRDISDRKIAEKALQESGQLYYAMFEKNQTPQLLIDPINGSIIDINSAAMGFYGYSLEEFKLMNLSDISTFPSEKIFEEMKKFTLTGPSYFEFIHKKASGETCDIEIYTSPLSINGQALLISTINDISKRKLEEEKLVLLNNQLNEVNLLKSQFISTVSHEFRTPLAGILSSVQLLQIYNDTWNKKKKEKLFKQIFDAVQQTKSLLDDVSLIDEEQTSKSFFRPTNIQLLPLINEIIEENISVSETKQKVILTSKVAIESYYMDAIMIRHILNNIISNALKYSTKNITISLNKTKNQEIKFTIKDQGIGIPTDEIKYLLEPYYRASNKGAAQGTGFGLSVVKRFVDLHKGQLLIESIVGEGTVVIIILPYLQ; encoded by the coding sequence ATGATCAAATCTAAATCTAACAATTTAATTGACGAATTAAAAGCACGTAATAGTAAGCTTACAAAACAGAATAAAAAGCTAAAATTAGCCCTAGACAAAAAACAAAGTGCCGAAACACGTTCTCATCAAATTTTTGAATCATCTAAAGAAGGAATTTTAATTCTTGATGCAATTACCGGCCAGATTACAGATGCAAACCCTTTTTTAATTGAATTGATTGGATTTAATTACGACGAGCTGGTAGGAAAAGAGCTTTGGGAAATTGGTGTTTTCAAAAACATTGCAGCTTCTAAAGAAACTTTTATAGAGTTACAAAACAAAGAATATATTCGATTTGAAGATATGCCTCTAGAAACAAAGGCAGGAAACTCAATCGATGTAGAATTTGTAAGTAATGTATACGTGGTAGATAAAAACAAAATAATTTTATGCCATATTCGAGATATTTCCGATCGAAAAATAGCAGAAAAAGCATTGCAAGAAAGTGGTCAATTATATTATGCTATGTTCGAAAAAAACCAGACTCCTCAGCTACTAATAGACCCAATAAACGGTAGTATTATTGATATTAATTCTGCTGCAATGGGTTTTTATGGTTATTCTCTGGAAGAATTTAAATTGATGAACCTATCAGACATCAGTACTTTTCCTTCAGAAAAGATATTCGAAGAAATGAAAAAATTTACGCTCACAGGACCTTCTTATTTCGAATTTATTCATAAAAAAGCCTCTGGAGAGACTTGTGATATTGAAATATACACTAGTCCGTTGTCTATTAACGGACAAGCTTTATTAATTTCAACTATTAACGATATATCAAAACGTAAATTAGAGGAAGAAAAGTTAGTTCTATTAAATAACCAATTAAATGAAGTAAACCTATTAAAATCACAGTTTATATCTACCGTTTCTCATGAATTTAGAACTCCTTTAGCAGGAATTCTTTCTAGTGTTCAATTATTACAAATATACAATGACACCTGGAACAAGAAAAAAAAGGAAAAACTATTTAAACAAATATTCGACGCTGTACAACAAACAAAATCATTATTAGATGATGTTTCTCTTATAGATGAAGAACAAACTAGTAAATCTTTTTTTAGGCCAACAAACATTCAGCTACTTCCACTTATAAATGAAATTATTGAAGAAAACATAAGTGTATCTGAAACCAAACAAAAAGTAATTCTCACATCTAAAGTAGCTATAGAAAGCTATTATATGGATGCAATTATGATTCGCCATATTTTAAATAACATTATCTCTAATGCCTTAAAGTATAGTACTAAAAACATTACCATTAGTTTAAACAAAACAAAGAACCAAGAGATAAAATTTACAATTAAAGATCAAGGAATTGGAATACCTACTGACGAAATAAAATATTTACTAGAACCTTATTACCGTGCATCTAATAAAGGAGCTGCACAAGGAACTGGGTTTGGTTTGTCTGTTGTAAAAAGATTTGTAGACCTTCATAAAGGTCAACTTTTAATTGAATCTATTGTAGGAGAAGGTACTGTAGTAATTATTATACTACCTTATTTACAGTAA
- a CDS encoding retropepsin-like aspartic protease, with protein sequence MKRLEKILKKKKYVKISLKKIATNHLELKAKINGVKGRFILDTGASNSCVGLNAITHFNLIAKESETKAAGAGATDMETQLSENNNLEIGNWVTNKLHLVLFDLSHVNTALTQHKAKEVDGIIGADILQKGKAFIDYNKNVLYLRKSKK encoded by the coding sequence ATGAAACGTTTAGAAAAAATTTTAAAGAAGAAGAAATACGTTAAGATTTCGCTTAAAAAAATAGCGACCAATCATTTAGAGTTAAAAGCAAAAATTAATGGAGTTAAAGGACGCTTTATTTTAGATACTGGTGCTTCTAATTCTTGTGTAGGCTTAAATGCAATAACGCATTTTAATTTGATAGCTAAAGAGAGTGAAACAAAGGCAGCAGGAGCAGGGGCTACAGATATGGAAACTCAGCTCTCGGAGAATAATAACCTAGAAATAGGTAATTGGGTAACCAATAAATTACATTTAGTGCTTTTTGATTTATCGCATGTAAACACTGCTTTAACACAGCACAAAGCAAAGGAAGTAGATGGTATTATCGGTGCAGATATTTTACAAAAAGGAAAAGCATTTATAGATTACAATAAGAATGTTTTATATTTAAGAAAATCAAAAAAATAA
- a CDS encoding GatB/YqeY domain-containing protein yields MSLQKQVMDKMKEAMKAKDTIALQALRAVKSAFLLAKTETGVQEELTEEQEVKIIQKQVKQRKDSAAIFIKQDREDLAAPELAELAVLEQFLPEALSEGKIEEVVIANIGNLNASGMQDMGKVMAAVQEELAGQADGKVISTFVRKHLMK; encoded by the coding sequence ATGAGTTTGCAAAAACAAGTAATGGATAAAATGAAAGAAGCAATGAAAGCAAAAGATACAATTGCTTTACAAGCTTTAAGGGCTGTTAAGTCGGCTTTTTTATTAGCTAAAACAGAAACTGGTGTTCAAGAAGAATTAACAGAAGAACAAGAAGTTAAAATTATTCAGAAACAAGTAAAACAAAGAAAAGATAGTGCAGCTATTTTTATAAAACAAGATAGAGAAGATTTAGCAGCACCAGAATTAGCAGAATTGGCTGTTTTGGAACAATTTTTACCAGAAGCTTTAAGTGAAGGAAAAATTGAAGAAGTTGTAATAGCCAACATAGGTAATTTGAATGCATCTGGAATGCAAGACATGGGTAAAGTTATGGCTGCAGTTCAAGAGGAGTTAGCAGGACAAGCAGATGGTAAAGTTATTTCTACTTTTGTTAGAAAACATTTAATGAAATAA